In one Rattus rattus isolate New Zealand chromosome 16, Rrattus_CSIRO_v1, whole genome shotgun sequence genomic region, the following are encoded:
- the Hcar2 gene encoding hydroxycarboxylic acid receptor 2 has protein sequence MSKQNHFLVINGKNCCVFRDENIAKVLPPVLGLEFVFGLLGNGLALWIFCFHLKSWKSSRIFLFNLAVADFLLIICLPFLTDNYVQNWDWRFGSIPCRVMLFMLAMNRQGSIIFLTVVAVDRYFRVVHPHHFLNKISNRTAAIISCFLWGITIGLTVHLLYTDMMTRNGDANLCSSFSICYTFRWHDAMFLLEFFLPLGIILFCSGRIIWSLRQRQMDRHVKIKRAINFIMVVAIVFVICFLPSVAVRIRIFWLLYRHNVRNCDIYSSVDLAFFTTLSFTYMNSMLDPVVYYFSSPSFPNFFSTCINRCLRRKTLGEPDNNRSTSVELTGDPSTIRSIPGALMTDPSEPGSPPYLASTSR, from the coding sequence ATGAGCAAGCAGAACCACTTTCTGGTGATAAACGGCAAGAACTGCTGTGTGTTCCGAGATGAAAACATCGCCAAGGTCCTGCCGCCGGTGTTGGGGCTGGAGTTCGTGTTCGGACTCCTGGGTAATGGCCTTGCCTTGTGGATCTTCTGTTTCCACCTCAAATCTTGGAAATCCAGCCGGATTTTCTTGTTCAACCTGGCTGTGGCTGACTTTCTCCTGATCATTTGCTTGCCGTTCTTGACGGACAACTATGTCCAGAACTGGGACTGGAGGTTCGGGAGCATCCCCTGCCGCGTGATGCTCTTCATGTTGGCCATGAACCGGCAGGGCAGCATCATCTTCCTCACGGTGGTGGCTGTGGACAGGTACTTCAGGGTGGTCCACCCGCACCACTTCCTGAACAAGATCTCCAACCGGACGGCGGCcatcatctcctgcttcctgtggGGCATCACCATCGGCCTGACAGTCCACCTCCTCTACACGGACATGATGACCCGAAACGGCGACGCGAACCTGTGCAGCAGTTTTAGCATCTGCTACACTTTCAGGTGGCACGATGCAATGTTCCTCTTGGAATTCTTCCTGCCCCTGGGCATCATCCTGTTCTGCTCTGGCAGGATCATCTGGAGCCTacggcagagacagatggacagacacgtCAAGATCAAGAGGGCCATCAACTTCATCATGGTGGTTGCAATCGTGTTTGTCATCTGCTTCCTGCCCAGTGTGGCCGTGCGGATCCGCATCTTCTGGCTCCTCTACAGACACAACGTGCGCAACTGTGACATCTACTCCTCCGTGGACCTGGCCTTCTTCACCACCCTTAGCTTTACCTACATGAACAGCATGCTCGACCCGGTGGTCtactatttctccagcccatctttcCCCAACTTCTTCTCCACGTGCATCAACCGTTGCCTTCGAAGGAAGACCTTGGGCGAACCAGATAATAACCGGAGCACGAGTGTGGAGCTCACGGGGGACCCCAGCACAATCAGAAGTATTCCAGGGGCATTAATGACTGACCCCAGTGAGCCAGGCAGCCCCCCTTATCTGGCTTCCACATCTCGTTAA
- the Hcar1 gene encoding hydroxycarboxylic acid receptor 1, with amino-acid sequence MLFLSPSAMDNGSCCLIEGEPITQVMPPLLILAFVLGALGNGLALCGFCFHMKTWKSSTIYLFNLAVADFLLMICLPLRTDYYLRRRHWILGDIPCRLVLFMLAMNRAGSIVFLTVVAVDRYFKVVHPHHVVNAISNRTAAAIVCVLWTLVILGTVYLLMESHLCVRGMVSSCESFTMGSANGWHDIMSQLEFFLPLAIILFCSFQVVWSLRQRQQLTRQARMRRATRFIMVVASVFITCYLPSVLARLYFLWTVPSSACDPSVHIALHVTLSLTYLNSMLDPLVYYFSSPSFPKFYAKLKIRSLKPRRPGRSQARRSEEMPISNLCRKSSTDVVNSSQRPSDGQGGLQVC; translated from the coding sequence ATGCTCTTCCTCTCTCCGAGTGCTATGGACAACGGGTCGTGCTGTCTCATCGAGGGGGAACCCATCACCCAGGTGATGCCACCTTTACTCATCCTGGCCTTCGTGCTTGGAGCCCTGGGCAACGGCCTAGCCCTGTGTGGTTTCTGCTTTCACATGAAGACCTGGAAGTCGAGCACTATTTACCTTTTCAACTTGGCTGTGGCCGATTTTCTCCTCATGATCTGCCTACCCCTTCGGACAGACTACTACCTCAGACGTAGGCATTGGATTTTGGGGGATATTCCCTGCCGCCTGGTCCTCTTCATGCTGGCCATGAATAGGGCCGGAAGCATTGTCTTCCTCACTGTGGTGGCCGTGGACAGGTATTTCAAAGTGGTCCACCCCCACCATGTGGTGAACGCCATCTCCAACCGGACTGCAGCTGCCATCGTCTGCGTCCTCTGGACTTTGGTCATCTTGGGGACTGTGTATCTTCTGATGGAGAGTCACCTGTGTGTGCGGGGGATGGTGTCATCTTGTGAGAGCTTCACCATGGGGTCCGCCAACGGGTGGCACGATATCATGTCCCAGCTGGAGTTCTTCCTGCCCCTGGCCATCATCTTGTTCTGCTCCTTCCAAGTTGTTTGGAgcctgagacagaggcagcagctgaCCAGACAGGCGCGGATGAGGAGGGCCACCCGGTTCATCATGGTGGTGGCTTCCGTGTTCATCACGTGTTACCTGCCCAGCGTGTTGGCGAGGCTCTACTTCCTCTGGACGGTGCCCTCCAGTGCCTGTGACCCCTCTGTCCACATAGCTCTCCATGTCACCCTGAGTCTCACCTACCTGAACAGCATGCTGGACCCTCTTGTGTACTACTTCTCAAGCCCCTCGTTCCCCAAGTTCTACGCCAAGCTCAAAATCCGCAGCTTGAAACCCAGACGCCCGGGACGCTCGCAGGCACGGAGGTCGGAAGAGATGCCAATTTCGAATCTCTGTCGTAAGAGTTCCACCGATGTGGTAAATAGTTCCCAGAGGCCGTCTGACGGGCAGGGGGGTCTCCAAGTGTGTTGA